One Streptosporangium sp. NBC_01495 DNA window includes the following coding sequences:
- a CDS encoding CDP-alcohol phosphatidyltransferase family protein — MLERMRAYSLDDVHATRKRKDSWWTVFLVDPVACRLTLLVANHTSVTPNGLTRFSLILGMCSAICFASGRLAAGALLFYVSFMVDCMDGKIARLKGTGTAFGLWLDYVGDRIRVVCCAAGLASGQYVATGDVSYILLGAGVAVLDLFRYVNAPQMKRVREVVKENRLGRLAPVESVVTVGPPRPGETPVAAGHTVHAGHAGHAGHAGHAGHAGHAGHAGHVRPVEVITLREPLRAAGFENRGEGRAGRQGPRKGRRPKLPRRFGRLLARHRVRTHLISGIEFHAAVFVVAPLIGTVALVPLAVAAGVLLLLNEVVLIYRMWLFARVVPVVPLVEKAPRVSV, encoded by the coding sequence ATGCTGGAACGCATGAGGGCCTATTCGTTGGACGACGTTCACGCGACCCGGAAACGAAAAGACTCCTGGTGGACCGTTTTCCTGGTCGACCCGGTGGCGTGCAGGCTCACCCTGCTCGTCGCCAACCACACGTCCGTCACCCCCAACGGGCTCACCCGTTTCTCCCTGATCCTCGGAATGTGCTCGGCGATCTGCTTCGCGTCCGGACGGCTGGCCGCAGGGGCCCTGCTGTTCTACGTGAGCTTCATGGTCGACTGCATGGACGGGAAGATCGCCCGGCTCAAGGGGACGGGGACCGCGTTCGGGCTCTGGCTCGACTACGTGGGCGACCGGATCAGGGTGGTCTGCTGCGCCGCGGGGTTGGCGTCCGGGCAGTACGTGGCGACGGGGGACGTCTCCTACATCCTGCTCGGTGCCGGGGTGGCCGTGCTCGACCTGTTCCGCTACGTGAACGCGCCGCAGATGAAGCGCGTGCGCGAGGTGGTCAAGGAGAACCGGCTCGGCCGCCTGGCGCCCGTCGAGTCCGTGGTGACCGTGGGACCTCCCAGGCCCGGCGAGACGCCGGTGGCCGCCGGGCACACCGTCCACGCGGGACACGCAGGACACGCGGGACACGCGGGACACGCGGGACACGCGGGACACGCAGGACACGCGGGACACGTCAGGCCCGTCGAGGTCATCACGCTCCGCGAGCCGCTGCGAGCCGCCGGGTTCGAGAACCGGGGCGAGGGCCGGGCCGGACGGCAGGGCCCCCGGAAGGGCAGGCGCCCGAAGCTGCCCCGCAGGTTCGGCCGCCTCCTGGCCCGTCATCGGGTGCGGACCCACCTGATCAGCGGTATCGAGTTCCACGCCGCGGTGTTCGTGGTCGCCCCGCTGATCGGGACGGTCGCCCTGGTACCCCTCGCGGTCGCGGCGGGGGTGCTGCTTCTGCTGAACGAGGTCGTTTTGATCTACCGAATGTGGCTCTTCGCCCGGGTGGTGCCCGTCGTGCCGCTCGTGGAGAAGGCGCCACGCGTATCTGTTTGA
- a CDS encoding bifunctional glycosyltransferase/CDP-glycerol:glycerophosphate glycerophosphotransferase, translated as MSIIVPIYDVEPYLEACLESLVAQTWSDIEVVMVDDGSPDSSAEIAGAFAERDARFRLIRQENGGLGTARNTGIRHATGDFLAFLDSDDMLPLTAVETMVCSLEESGSDLVTGNVLRFSGQGVRQSAMHKVIFATSARRTHVTGDEILLKDRLVTNKLWRRSFWDEQGLSFPEGVLWEDIAVSLPAHFLAGAVDVLSTPVYLWREREGESVSITQNRGHVKGIEDRFAAVNSVRSFLADTGRAEHLRAWDRMVLDSDLPNFLQVLDQAGEEFRSRFLDLACAYLDQAGPKVLSLIPAQRRAKWALVRERRLDDLVQLLEWDRTVKPTARVVGGGLRGYHLNVPVQVERPTTRMREELDLRQRVDSLDWKDDRLVVEGRVSLRYLRPRRRMQQHVLAWLVPEGPGRRIRLPVTIRRGLSLVDTGPRRRKDWCGFRLAVDPAALPAGSSWRIDLCVLSRGLVRRGGLAQPSPAARRLEFTERESGTVAWTEWTPAEEFRLRVERPGGWVTGHRVAEGRLRISGRCDGDLGAAPALRLTRPQGGRDRRYPMTVSDGAFEAVVDLDEVLSERWPGLDPASLEMSALNPGAEWHFEVVPGEGRARPLLVGRDVERGLYRLRGRDVVLDRSQAGELVLREQRPTFYVERVEWTDLGHLRVTGAPMRPIDGPAWLVVTSRNRLSERLFPLVGGSATVTPEGSDTLGGWLPLSAGTHGFAIRTDTGDMRVEFRLSAPLEHVSATRTFTFDTDLMDEAVFTVSDDLRASGRPKQQRLLREDFYPARCQEPLRPAVLFDSYGGRQFSDSPKAIYEELVRRGADLEFMWIVRDGQVELPEGVTPIRRYGREFFDALARCQYIVTNSHLPSWFERREGQTVLQTWRGTPLKRIGFDVEKVPFARSDHHERLARAVARWSHLISPSPWCTSVLDDALRFEGEILEIGSPRDDLLRRAGVAARTREIRERLGLPEGRKVVLYAPTWRDDKFYSKGRYRLDLRLDLQCMAEELGEDHVLMIRKHPSVTDRLPRAGTDFLLDVSAYPDIQELYLVADMLITDYSSAMFDFAVTGKPMFFFTYDLERYRDEVRGFYFDFEAEAPGPLLRTTEEVVAAVRDADEVRAKYRRLYDAFTARFCPLEDGGAAARAVDRIFR; from the coding sequence GTGAGCATCATCGTGCCCATATACGACGTGGAACCGTACCTTGAGGCGTGTCTGGAGTCGTTGGTCGCGCAGACCTGGAGCGACATCGAGGTCGTCATGGTCGACGACGGTTCTCCCGACTCCAGCGCGGAGATCGCCGGGGCCTTCGCCGAGCGTGACGCCCGGTTCCGGCTGATCCGGCAGGAGAACGGGGGCCTTGGCACCGCGCGCAACACCGGCATAAGGCACGCCACCGGTGATTTTCTCGCTTTCTTGGACAGCGACGACATGCTCCCGTTGACGGCCGTCGAGACGATGGTGTGCAGCCTGGAGGAGAGCGGTTCCGATCTCGTCACGGGCAACGTCCTCCGTTTCAGCGGCCAGGGGGTGCGCCAGTCGGCGATGCACAAGGTGATCTTCGCCACCTCCGCCCGGCGGACCCACGTGACCGGCGACGAGATCCTGCTCAAGGACCGGCTGGTCACGAACAAGCTCTGGCGGCGCTCCTTCTGGGACGAGCAGGGGCTGAGCTTCCCCGAGGGGGTCCTGTGGGAGGACATCGCCGTCTCCCTGCCCGCCCACTTCCTGGCCGGGGCGGTGGACGTGCTGTCCACCCCGGTCTACCTGTGGCGGGAGCGGGAGGGGGAGAGCGTCTCGATCACGCAGAACCGGGGGCACGTCAAGGGGATCGAGGACCGGTTCGCCGCCGTCAACTCCGTGCGGAGTTTCCTCGCCGACACCGGCAGGGCCGAGCACCTCAGGGCGTGGGACCGGATGGTCCTCGACAGCGACCTGCCGAACTTCCTGCAGGTGCTGGACCAGGCGGGGGAGGAGTTCCGTAGCCGCTTCCTCGACCTGGCATGCGCCTACCTCGACCAGGCGGGGCCCAAGGTCCTCTCGCTCATCCCCGCGCAGCGCCGGGCGAAGTGGGCTCTCGTACGGGAACGCCGGCTGGACGACCTCGTCCAGCTGCTGGAGTGGGACAGGACGGTCAAGCCCACCGCCCGCGTCGTCGGAGGCGGTCTGCGCGGGTACCACCTCAACGTCCCCGTGCAGGTCGAGCGGCCGACCACCCGGATGCGCGAGGAACTTGACCTGCGGCAGCGGGTGGACAGCCTGGACTGGAAGGACGACAGGCTGGTCGTCGAGGGACGGGTCTCGCTGCGCTACCTGCGTCCCCGCAGGCGGATGCAGCAGCACGTCCTCGCCTGGCTGGTTCCCGAGGGCCCAGGCCGCAGGATCCGGCTCCCGGTCACGATCCGGCGGGGCCTGTCGCTGGTCGACACCGGCCCGCGCAGGCGTAAGGACTGGTGCGGGTTCCGGCTCGCCGTCGACCCGGCCGCGCTTCCGGCCGGCTCGTCCTGGCGGATCGACCTGTGCGTGCTGTCCCGGGGCCTCGTACGGAGGGGCGGTCTGGCCCAGCCGAGCCCGGCCGCGCGGCGGCTGGAGTTCACCGAGCGCGAGTCGGGGACCGTGGCGTGGACCGAGTGGACGCCCGCCGAGGAGTTCAGGCTCCGGGTGGAGCGGCCGGGCGGATGGGTCACCGGTCACCGGGTGGCCGAGGGCAGGCTGAGGATCAGCGGCCGGTGTGACGGCGACCTCGGCGCCGCGCCGGCGCTGCGGCTGACCCGGCCGCAGGGGGGCCGCGACCGGCGCTACCCGATGACCGTCTCGGACGGTGCCTTCGAGGCGGTGGTCGACCTCGACGAGGTGCTGTCCGAGCGCTGGCCGGGTCTCGACCCGGCCAGCCTGGAGATGAGCGCGCTCAACCCCGGGGCCGAGTGGCACTTCGAGGTCGTCCCCGGGGAGGGGCGGGCCCGGCCGCTGCTCGTCGGCCGAGACGTGGAGCGCGGCCTCTACCGGCTCCGCGGGCGCGACGTGGTGCTGGACCGGTCGCAGGCGGGCGAGCTCGTGCTGCGCGAGCAGCGTCCGACGTTCTACGTGGAGCGGGTGGAGTGGACCGACCTGGGTCACCTCAGGGTGACCGGGGCCCCGATGCGCCCGATCGACGGCCCGGCGTGGCTGGTCGTCACCTCGCGCAACCGGCTCAGCGAGCGGCTCTTCCCGCTCGTCGGCGGCAGCGCCACGGTGACGCCCGAGGGGAGCGACACGCTCGGTGGGTGGCTGCCGCTGTCGGCGGGCACGCACGGCTTCGCGATCCGTACCGACACCGGCGACATGCGCGTGGAGTTCCGGCTGTCCGCGCCGTTGGAGCACGTCTCCGCCACCCGCACGTTCACCTTCGACACCGACCTGATGGACGAGGCCGTCTTCACCGTGAGCGACGACCTGCGCGCCTCGGGCAGGCCGAAGCAGCAGCGGCTGCTGCGTGAGGACTTCTACCCCGCGAGGTGCCAGGAGCCGCTGCGCCCCGCCGTCCTCTTCGACAGCTACGGGGGCAGGCAGTTCTCCGACAGCCCGAAGGCGATCTACGAGGAGCTCGTGCGGCGGGGCGCCGACCTGGAGTTCATGTGGATCGTCAGGGACGGGCAGGTGGAACTGCCCGAGGGGGTGACGCCGATCCGGCGGTACGGGCGGGAGTTCTTCGACGCCCTGGCCCGCTGCCAGTACATCGTCACCAACAGCCACCTGCCCTCCTGGTTCGAGCGCAGGGAGGGCCAGACGGTGCTGCAGACCTGGCGCGGCACCCCGCTGAAGCGCATCGGCTTCGACGTCGAGAAGGTGCCGTTCGCCAGGTCCGACCACCACGAGCGGCTGGCCAGGGCCGTCGCCCGGTGGAGTCACCTGATCTCGCCGAGTCCCTGGTGCACCTCGGTGCTGGACGACGCCCTGCGGTTCGAGGGGGAGATCCTGGAGATCGGCTCCCCCCGCGACGACCTGCTGCGCCGCGCCGGAGTCGCCGCGCGGACCCGGGAGATCCGGGAGCGGCTCGGCCTGCCCGAGGGCAGGAAGGTCGTCCTGTACGCCCCGACGTGGCGCGACGACAAGTTCTACAGCAAGGGGCGCTACCGGCTCGACCTGCGCCTGGACCTCCAGTGCATGGCCGAGGAGCTCGGCGAGGACCACGTGCTCATGATCCGCAAGCACCCGAGCGTCACGGACAGGCTGCCCAGGGCCGGTACGGACTTCCTCCTCGACGTCTCGGCGTATCCCGACATCCAGGAGCTTTACCTGGTCGCGGACATGCTGATCACGGACTACTCGTCGGCGATGTTCGACTTCGCGGTGACCGGCAAGCCGATGTTCTTCTTCACCTACGACCTGGAGCGCTACCGCGACGAGGTGCGCGGCTTCTACTTCGACTTCGAGGCCGAGGCCCCCGGGCCGCTGCTGCGGACGACCGAGGAGGTCGTGGCGGCCGTGCGGGACGCCGACGAGGTGCGCGCCAAGTACCGGAGGCTGTACGACGCCTTCACCGCCAGGTTCTGCCCGCTGGAGGACGGCGGCGCGGCGGCCAGGGCCGTGGACCGGATCTTCCGGTAG
- a CDS encoding NAD(P)/FAD-dependent oxidoreductase, translating into MDSTVVVGAGPAGLTAAYELARRGHPCEIFEADRVVGGISRTEERDGWRFDIGGHRFFTKVPRVENFWNEILGEEDFLLRPRMSRIHYKGRFYDYPLRASNALLNLGVLESLRCVGSYAWARIRPPADQSTFEGWVAARFGRRLYGIFFKTYTEKVWGVPAASIQADWAAQRIRNLSLGKAIADALRPGRNQKEITSLIEEFRYPRLGPGMMWEACADRVRERGSTVHLGTRVERIRRHHGGLAVTVRPDGEGVVHPDGGFRPNSDTGAVRPDRGGTVHPDGGVVRPDGDTGAVRPEGGTVHPDGDTGAVRPDSGGSATREVHCDNLISSMPLNALIRAFGPDVPDAVAEAAAGLRYRDFLTVALVVPERFSFPDNWIYIHSPEVRLGRVQNYGSWSPYLVQAGRTCLGLEYFVNEGDDLWRTPDDDLVAFGTRELEHLGLVTPGSVQRGYVVRMPKAYPVYDAGYVGNVEVLRKYLDVEWPEIHPVGRNGMHRYNNQDHSMLTAMLTVENIVDGARHDVWEVNVDAEYHEERADRKRAAKGTGRDAPVLLADTPASA; encoded by the coding sequence ATGGACTCAACAGTGGTCGTGGGAGCGGGACCCGCCGGGCTCACCGCGGCCTACGAGCTGGCCCGGCGAGGACACCCGTGCGAGATCTTCGAAGCCGACCGCGTGGTCGGCGGGATCAGCCGGACGGAGGAGCGCGACGGCTGGCGCTTCGACATCGGTGGGCACCGCTTCTTCACGAAGGTGCCGCGGGTGGAGAACTTCTGGAACGAGATCCTCGGCGAGGAGGACTTCCTGCTCCGCCCGAGAATGAGCCGCATCCACTACAAGGGCCGTTTCTACGACTACCCGCTCAGGGCGTCCAACGCCCTGCTCAACCTCGGTGTCCTCGAGTCCCTGCGGTGCGTCGGCTCGTACGCCTGGGCCCGGATCAGGCCGCCCGCCGACCAGTCCACCTTCGAGGGCTGGGTCGCGGCCAGGTTCGGCCGGCGGCTCTACGGGATCTTCTTCAAGACCTACACCGAGAAGGTGTGGGGCGTTCCCGCCGCGAGCATCCAGGCCGACTGGGCCGCGCAGCGGATCAGGAACCTCTCCCTGGGAAAGGCCATCGCCGACGCGCTGAGGCCCGGGAGGAACCAGAAGGAGATCACGAGTCTCATCGAGGAGTTCCGCTACCCCAGGCTGGGGCCGGGCATGATGTGGGAGGCCTGCGCCGACCGGGTCCGTGAGCGGGGTTCCACCGTGCACCTCGGCACCCGGGTCGAGCGCATCCGCCGCCACCACGGCGGCCTGGCCGTCACCGTCCGCCCGGACGGCGAGGGTGTCGTTCACCCGGATGGCGGCTTTCGCCCGAACAGTGACACGGGCGCCGTTCGCCCGGACCGCGGCGGCACCGTTCACCCGGACGGCGGTGTCGTTCGCCCGGACGGTGACACGGGCGCCGTTCGCCCGGAGGGCGGCACCGTTCACCCGGACGGTGACACCGGCGCCGTTCGCCCGGACTCCGGCGGGAGCGCCACCCGCGAGGTGCACTGTGACAACCTCATCTCCTCGATGCCGCTCAACGCCCTGATCCGCGCGTTCGGGCCGGACGTGCCCGACGCCGTCGCGGAGGCCGCCGCGGGGCTGAGGTACCGCGACTTCCTCACCGTCGCGCTGGTCGTCCCCGAGCGGTTCTCCTTCCCCGACAACTGGATCTACATCCACTCCCCCGAGGTCCGGCTCGGCCGGGTGCAGAACTACGGTTCCTGGTCGCCGTACCTGGTGCAGGCCGGACGGACCTGTCTCGGCCTGGAGTACTTCGTCAACGAGGGCGACGACCTGTGGCGCACCCCGGACGACGACCTCGTCGCGTTCGGCACCCGGGAGCTGGAACACCTGGGCCTGGTGACCCCCGGCTCGGTCCAGCGGGGCTACGTGGTGCGGATGCCGAAGGCCTACCCCGTCTACGACGCCGGTTACGTCGGCAACGTCGAGGTGCTCAGGAAGTATCTCGACGTGGAGTGGCCGGAGATCCACCCGGTCGGCCGCAACGGCATGCACCGGTACAACAACCAGGACCACTCCATGCTCACCGCGATGCTGACCGTGGAGAACATCGTCGACGGAGCCCGGCACGACGTCTGGGAGGTCAACGTCGACGCGGAGTACCACGAGGAGCGCGCGGACCGGAAGAGGGCCGCGAAGGGCACCGGCCGTGACGCTCCCGTCCTGCTCGCCGACACGCCCGCCTCGGCCTGA
- a CDS encoding sulfotransferase family protein → MQSDRPIFVIGCPRSGTTMLQLMLHSHPRIAVPPETRFVVPGYYRRFSFGDLREERNRRRVGRWIVSDKDTKFKELKLDGDKLIDDIVAGPPTLGSAMGITFRSYAEQYGKSRWGDKRPSYYHHVDLLMRLFPDAQFVHLIRDGRDCVASLKEMPWYTKDVFHAAVNWSEAIDYGRRHAKRLPADSYYELRYEDLTAYPETELSKLCDFLGENYDPAMTEPYHVARVAIPQHKVWHSNTHGDVTTARAGSWKARLEPWEISVCETVLADRLTANGYELSGAPKASKAHVEACEKAASKRRWARRRKEFRDRVNRFREPSPVAARLTSRQLGELAKV, encoded by the coding sequence ATGCAGTCCGACCGCCCGATCTTCGTGATCGGTTGTCCGCGTTCCGGCACCACGATGTTGCAGCTGATGCTGCACTCGCACCCGCGCATCGCGGTGCCTCCGGAGACACGGTTCGTGGTGCCCGGCTACTACCGCAGGTTCTCCTTCGGGGACCTGCGCGAGGAGCGCAACCGGCGGAGGGTCGGCCGGTGGATCGTGAGCGACAAGGACACCAAGTTCAAGGAGCTCAAACTCGACGGGGACAAGCTGATCGACGACATCGTCGCGGGCCCGCCCACACTGGGGTCGGCGATGGGCATCACCTTCCGCTCGTACGCCGAGCAGTACGGCAAGAGCCGCTGGGGCGACAAGCGGCCCAGCTACTACCACCACGTGGACCTCCTGATGAGGCTGTTCCCCGACGCCCAGTTCGTGCACCTGATCAGGGACGGCCGCGACTGCGTGGCGTCGCTGAAGGAGATGCCCTGGTACACCAAGGACGTCTTCCACGCGGCGGTCAACTGGAGCGAGGCGATCGACTACGGCCGCCGCCACGCGAAGAGGCTCCCCGCCGACAGCTACTACGAGCTGCGCTACGAGGACCTGACGGCCTACCCGGAGACCGAGCTGAGCAAGCTCTGCGACTTCCTCGGCGAGAACTACGACCCGGCGATGACCGAGCCGTACCACGTCGCCAGGGTGGCGATCCCGCAGCACAAGGTCTGGCACAGCAACACCCACGGCGACGTCACGACCGCCAGGGCGGGGTCCTGGAAGGCCAGGCTGGAGCCCTGGGAGATCTCGGTGTGCGAGACCGTGCTCGCCGACCGGCTCACCGCCAACGGCTACGAGCTGAGCGGCGCCCCCAAGGCGAGCAAGGCCCACGTCGAGGCGTGTGAGAAGGCGGCGTCCAAGCGGCGCTGGGCGCGCAGGCGCAAGGAGTTCCGCGACCGCGTCAACCGGTTCCGCGAGCCGAGCCCGGTGGCCGCGAGGCTCACCAGCCGGCAACTCGGCGAGCTTGCGAAGGTCTGA